TCGCGATCGGCGAGATCACCATGCCGGGCGCGGACTGGTTCCCCGGCACGCGGCTCAACTACGTGGCACAGATCCTGCGGCATCCCCGCACGGCCGAACCCGCGATCATCGACATCGCCGAGGACGGCACCGAGTCGGCGGTGAGCTGGACCGAACTGCACCGACGGGTGGGCGCGCTCGCGGCGACGCTGCGCGAGTTAGGGGTCGGTGTCGGTGACCGCGTCGTCGGCTACCTGCCGAACACGTCGGCCGCGATCGTCGGCCTGCTCGCCACCGCCTCGCTCGGCGCGATCTGGTCCGTCTGCGGCCAGGACTACGCGGCCAAGGGTGCCGCCGACCGGTTCGCCCAGCTCGAACCGTCCGTGCTGTTCACCGCGGACGGCTACCAGCACAACGGCACCCGCCACGACCGGCGGGCCGAGGCGCGCGACCTCGTCGGCCGGCTGGCGACGCTAACCGCCGTGATCACGGTCGACAACCTCGGGCTCGGCCCGCTCGACGCGGGCGCGCTCCGCGTGCTCGACTATGTGGCCGCGACGTCCGGTGATGCCGCCGTCGAACCGGAACCGGTGCCGTTCGACCATCCACTGTGGGTGCTGTTCACGTCGGGGACGACAGGCGCACCGAAGGGCATCGTGCACGGGCACGGCGGCGTGCTGCTCGAGCACCTGGTCATGCTCGCGCTGCAGTGCGACCTGTCCGAGCGGGACGTCTTCTTCTGGTACACCACGACCAACTGGATGATGTGGAACATGGTCGTGTCCGGCCTGCTCGTGGGCGCGACGGTCGTCGCCTACGACGGCAGCCCGCTCGCGCCGGACGCCGACCGGCTGTGGCGCGTAGTCGAACGACATCGGGTGAGCGTGTTCGGCACCAGCCCGGGTCATCTGCTCGCCTGCGAGAAGGCCGGATTGCACCCGGCCGCCGAGCACGCGCTGTCCGCGCTGCGGCTGCTCGGCTGCACCGGGGCCGCGCTGCCGGTGTCGGCGTACCACTGGGTGCACGAGCAGGTCGGTGCGCGGGTGCAGCTCGGCTCCACGTCCGGCGGCACCGACCTGGTCGCCGGGTTCGTCGGCTCCGCGCCCACCGTGCCGGTGTGGCCGGGGGAGATCTCGGCGATCAACCTCGGGGTCGCACTCCAGGCGTGGGACGCCGACGGGCGCCCGGTGGTCGGAGAGGTCGGCGAACTCGTGGTCACCAAGCCGATCCCGTCGATGCCGCTGTACTTCTGGAACGACCCGGGCGGAGCGCGCTACCACGACGCGTACTTCGCCACCTACCCCGGCGTGTGGCGGCACGGCGACTGGATCACGGTCACCGAGCGCGGCAGCGTGATCGTGCACGGCCGCTCGGACGCGACGCTGAACCGCAACGGGGTGCGGCTCGGCAGCGCGGACATCTACGACGCGGTCGAGCAGATCCCGCAGATCGCCGAAGCGCTGGTGCTCGGCGTCGAGGAGGGCGACGGCGGCTACTGGATGCCGCTGTTCGTCGTGCTGGCGCCCGGCGCGGAACTGGACGACGCGCTGCGCGAGCGGATCAGGACCGCGATCCGCACCAATGCCTCGCCGCGGCACGTGCCGGACGAGGTGATCGCGGTGCGGGCGATCCCGCACACCCGCACCGGCAAGAAGATCGAGGTGCCGGTGAAGCGGCTGCTGCAAGGCGCGACCGCGGATCAGGCGCTCAGCCTGGCCGCCGTCGACGACCCGTCACTGATCGAGCTGTTCGCCGGGATCGGCCGCGCACACCGCGCACACCGCGCCCAGCCCGGCTGAGCCGACCGCTGAGCCGACCGGGACGCCGGCCGCGCGGTGGCGCGGTGGCGCAAGATGGAACCTTCGCGAGCGAGAGGGGACGTCGATGAACGGACCGGTGCCGGTCAGCCTGCCTGGTCTGCCGGAGCGCGTGGACATCTACGAGGTGGGTGCCCGCGACGGGTTGCAGAACGAGGCGACCAGCGTGCCGGCCACGGTCAAGGCAGAGTTCATCGAGCGGCTCGCCGACGCCGGTCTCACCACCATCGAGGCGACCAGCTTCGTGCACCCGAAGTGGGTGCCGCAGCTCGCCGACGCCGAGGAACTGCTCGGCTCGCTGCCGCGGCGCGACGGCGTTCGCTACCCGGTGCTGG
This genomic stretch from Jatrophihabitans cynanchi harbors:
- a CDS encoding acetoacetate--CoA ligase, yielding MSTPEPIWTPDTSVAADSAVERFRAFVNDRHHLALADYPELHRWSVEQLEQFWSAVWDFFGVRSDAPPTVAIGEITMPGADWFPGTRLNYVAQILRHPRTAEPAIIDIAEDGTESAVSWTELHRRVGALAATLRELGVGVGDRVVGYLPNTSAAIVGLLATASLGAIWSVCGQDYAAKGAADRFAQLEPSVLFTADGYQHNGTRHDRRAEARDLVGRLATLTAVITVDNLGLGPLDAGALRVLDYVAATSGDAAVEPEPVPFDHPLWVLFTSGTTGAPKGIVHGHGGVLLEHLVMLALQCDLSERDVFFWYTTTNWMMWNMVVSGLLVGATVVAYDGSPLAPDADRLWRVVERHRVSVFGTSPGHLLACEKAGLHPAAEHALSALRLLGCTGAALPVSAYHWVHEQVGARVQLGSTSGGTDLVAGFVGSAPTVPVWPGEISAINLGVALQAWDADGRPVVGEVGELVVTKPIPSMPLYFWNDPGGARYHDAYFATYPGVWRHGDWITVTERGSVIVHGRSDATLNRNGVRLGSADIYDAVEQIPQIAEALVLGVEEGDGGYWMPLFVVLAPGAELDDALRERIRTAIRTNASPRHVPDEVIAVRAIPHTRTGKKIEVPVKRLLQGATADQALSLAAVDDPSLIELFAGIGRAHRAHRAQPG